One stretch of Nitratiruptor tergarcus DSM 16512 DNA includes these proteins:
- the nuoK gene encoding NADH-quinone oxidoreductase subunit NuoK, producing the protein MITLTHYLVLAAILFCIALVGILRRKNLLMLFFATEIALNAVNIALAAFSKYYGDLTGQLFAFFIIAIAASEVAVGLGLLIIWYKRRNTLDLDSLQSMHG; encoded by the coding sequence ATGATTACGCTCACTCACTATTTAGTATTAGCAGCTATACTGTTTTGTATAGCCTTAGTAGGTATATTGCGTAGAAAAAATCTCCTCATGCTTTTCTTTGCTACAGAGATTGCGCTCAATGCTGTAAACATTGCATTGGCTGCTTTTTCTAAATATTATGGAGATTTAACAGGACAGCTTTTTGCCTTTTTTATAATTGCTATTGCGGCAAGTGAAGTAGCAGTAGGACTTGGGCTTTTGATTATCTGGTATAAGCGAAGAAATACGCTTGATCTTGATAGCCTACAATCAATGCATGGATAG
- a CDS encoding NADH-quinone oxidoreductase subunit J codes for MVEAIAFYLFAALTIVMFTITVMTKNALYALSSLAAGMIFISAFFFLLDADFLGVVQIIVYSGAVMALYAFAMMFFDTTKDVKEKNPSKKIVFFLSGMIALLLVIILLTPIISDKVQALHPISDEIGNAEAVGIVLFTKYLVPFEVAAVMLLVAMIAGIILASKRMDESITLKIDQEIEQDEKVAQ; via the coding sequence ATGGTTGAAGCAATTGCATTTTATCTTTTTGCAGCGTTGACAATAGTGATGTTTACAATTACTGTCATGACAAAAAATGCTCTCTATGCGCTCAGCTCATTGGCAGCAGGAATGATATTTATATCTGCTTTTTTCTTCTTGCTAGATGCTGATTTTCTTGGAGTTGTACAAATAATTGTTTATAGTGGTGCTGTAATGGCACTTTATGCCTTTGCTATGATGTTTTTTGATACCACGAAAGATGTTAAAGAGAAAAATCCATCTAAAAAGATTGTTTTCTTTCTCAGCGGTATGATTGCTCTATTGCTTGTTATTATTCTTTTGACTCCAATAATATCTGATAAAGTGCAAGCTTTACATCCTATAAGCGATGAGATTGGCAACGCTGAAGCTGTTGGTATTGTGCTTTTTACAAAGTATCTTGTTCCATTTGAAGTTGCTGCGGTTATGCTCTTAGTTGCAATGATTGCAGGAATAATACTTGCTAGCAAAAGAATGGATGAGAGTATTACACTTAAAATAGATCAAGAGATTGAACAAGATGAAAAGGTTGCTCAATGA
- the nuoI gene encoding NADH-quinone oxidoreductase subunit NuoI: MSGLEQFKDRNVSQNYYKVKIEPYPKTGWEKFKRVVKRSIKLELFVGLKITLMEMLRFNIHTIQYPKEKLPIGPRYRAVHKLLRLLESGTERCIGCGLCEKICIANCIRIDTKVDEFGRKIPTEYTINFGRCIFCGYCAEVCPELAIVHGQDYENASEQRAHFALKEDMLTPLDKLKEQKEYPGFGAPTPAADKLIKKTPLAY, encoded by the coding sequence ATGAGTGGATTAGAGCAGTTTAAAGATAGAAATGTTTCGCAAAACTACTATAAAGTCAAAATTGAGCCATATCCAAAAACTGGTTGGGAAAAGTTCAAACGAGTAGTTAAAAGAAGTATAAAATTAGAGCTCTTTGTAGGTTTGAAAATCACATTAATGGAGATGTTGCGATTTAATATCCATACGATTCAATATCCAAAAGAGAAATTACCAATAGGTCCACGCTATAGAGCAGTCCATAAACTATTACGACTGCTTGAGAGTGGGACTGAGCGCTGTATTGGATGCGGATTGTGTGAGAAGATCTGTATTGCGAACTGTATTAGAATCGATACAAAAGTAGATGAATTTGGAAGAAAAATCCCTACCGAATATACAATCAATTTTGGACGTTGCATCTTTTGTGGGTACTGCGCAGAAGTGTGCCCAGAGCTTGCAATTGTCCATGGACAAGATTATGAAAATGCAAGTGAACAGCGCGCTCATTTTGCACTGAAAGAGGACATGCTTACACCTCTTGATAAACTTAAAGAACAAAAAGAGTACCCTGGATTTGGTGCGCCTACGCCGGCTGCAGATAAACTTATCAAAAAAACGCCATTAGCGTATTAA